From the Pedobacter cryoconitis genome, one window contains:
- a CDS encoding DUF3857 domain-containing protein, with protein sequence MKLSHLLSTLLIGTTTVASAQEIYDVANIPAELLKKSTVVIRNEEQHLAIKSNSSAVMAYKTAITILSKNGENNAAMSEYYDKFSSVYNLKATMYDAKGVKIRTYKTSDFKDESITSDGTMYDDNRIKKIVFLNATFPYTIEYSYEKSYNGYIAFPSWSPVSTYDCAVEKSVYTLQVPKTVTFKYLKSKGLPTDSTVTADKTTYTWACQNLNSFTYEPMSTGLNAITPWVLVSPNNFEYDNSKGSVENWKNMGDWIYQLSNTVQPLPEKTKGIIQTLIASAKTDKEKIAILYHYLQSNTRYVSVQLGVGGFRPITADKVASVNYGDCKALSNYMKTILAEAGIQSNLVVIGNGLPSLNKDYASFGQANHMILCIPAAKDTTWLECTSQYTPAGYIGNNNSARTVLLVTEAGGKLVRTPVYKPEDNFQNRITTITLATDKPADVHIKTTYSNSQYEDQLGMLLSEPVEQRKRVMRNLGIPDMEISSLSFLQPDKSIPKIEEDIVLKSSQMISRGGDKLFITLNLLNRRESVPAKVENRQTSFSVAYGFQDTDVTTYTLPQGYKVEFVPQDISLESEFGKYTAKVTVKDNSIIYTRNQTMSSKKYAPEKYKDIVEFYKKIYVADKQKAVLAKIN encoded by the coding sequence ATGAAACTAAGCCATTTACTATCTACACTGTTAATTGGCACCACCACTGTAGCCAGTGCACAAGAAATATACGATGTCGCTAATATACCTGCGGAATTGTTGAAAAAATCGACTGTTGTGATCCGTAATGAAGAGCAGCATCTCGCTATTAAAAGTAATAGCAGTGCTGTTATGGCTTATAAAACAGCCATCACCATCCTCAGCAAAAATGGAGAAAATAACGCAGCCATGTCAGAGTATTATGATAAATTTTCTTCGGTCTATAATCTTAAAGCAACGATGTATGATGCTAAAGGAGTTAAAATAAGAACTTATAAGACTTCCGATTTTAAAGATGAAAGCATCACTTCTGACGGAACCATGTATGATGATAACCGTATAAAAAAGATAGTATTTTTAAATGCCACTTTCCCATATACCATCGAGTATAGTTATGAGAAGAGTTACAATGGCTATATTGCCTTTCCTTCATGGAGTCCTGTAAGTACCTATGACTGTGCAGTAGAAAAATCTGTATATACTTTACAAGTCCCTAAAACAGTTACCTTTAAATATTTAAAGAGTAAGGGCCTTCCAACAGATTCTACTGTCACCGCTGATAAGACGACTTATACATGGGCTTGTCAAAACCTGAATTCATTTACCTATGAACCGATGTCAACGGGGTTAAATGCGATTACACCCTGGGTATTGGTTTCTCCAAATAATTTTGAGTATGATAACTCTAAAGGTAGTGTCGAAAACTGGAAAAACATGGGTGATTGGATTTATCAGCTCAGTAATACTGTGCAGCCATTGCCAGAGAAAACAAAAGGTATCATTCAGACCCTGATCGCTTCAGCTAAAACTGATAAAGAAAAGATAGCTATTCTCTATCATTATTTACAATCGAATACCAGGTATGTGAGCGTTCAGCTTGGAGTTGGAGGTTTCAGGCCAATAACAGCAGATAAAGTTGCTTCAGTGAACTACGGGGACTGTAAAGCACTGTCAAATTACATGAAAACGATCTTAGCAGAAGCCGGTATTCAATCGAACCTTGTGGTGATAGGTAATGGTTTACCTTCACTCAATAAGGACTATGCAAGTTTTGGACAGGCTAATCATATGATCCTGTGCATCCCTGCGGCAAAAGATACAACCTGGCTGGAATGCACAAGTCAATATACACCAGCAGGGTATATTGGTAATAATAACTCAGCAAGGACTGTACTACTGGTTACAGAAGCCGGTGGAAAACTGGTCAGAACTCCTGTTTATAAGCCCGAAGACAATTTCCAAAACCGCATCACTACTATAACGCTGGCCACAGATAAGCCTGCTGACGTTCATATCAAAACCACCTACAGCAATTCTCAATACGAAGATCAATTGGGTATGCTATTGTCAGAACCCGTGGAACAACGGAAAAGAGTCATGAGAAATCTCGGAATACCCGATATGGAAATTTCATCTTTAAGCTTTTTACAACCAGACAAAAGTATTCCAAAAATAGAAGAAGACATTGTTTTAAAAAGTTCCCAGATGATCAGCCGCGGAGGAGATAAGTTATTTATAACGCTGAATTTATTAAACAGAAGAGAGAGTGTACCGGCAAAGGTTGAAAACAGGCAAACTTCTTTTTCAGTGGCTTATGGCTTCCAGGATACTGATGTAACTACCTATACCCTTCCACAAGGTTATAAAGTAGAATTTGTCCCTCAGGATATTTCACTGGAATCAGAATTTGGAAAATATACTGCTAAGGTAACGGTGAAAGATAATTCAATCATCTATACACGCAACCAGACCATGAGCAGCAAAAAATATGCGCCTGAAAAATACAAAGACATCGTAGAATTCTACAAAAAAATCTATGTAGCAGACAAACAAAAAGCAGTACTGGCTAAAATTAATTAG
- a CDS encoding transglutaminase domain-containing protein: MLKKLNLLVIVLLLLKIEVSAQKIQEKLPVFKYGKVELSEFETKPDGVDSSAAAVKLFDVGNGYFEIGPGGSFVYVFERHVRYRIIQKKGYDLADLELRLYRDGKGNEEKLDLVNAATYNLNNGKIEVSKMASDAKFTNQVDNKHVIKKITLPNIKEGSIIEYRYRTKSDFTFKLDDWYFQEKYPTKYSSFTITIPEYYFYKIEAGGYYDINKIGPIDNSQNLTIPNGSGKSETIGVKTTKTQYYVKNIPAIKEESYITTLDDYVSKIGFELNATNFPQGGYKEYTTTWPKIIKEMMDHDNFGGYIQKKNPGKELVKEIIKDETTPEGKMNLIFNYVKNNIKWDNKYRLYTEANSPKSVLEKKSGSSSEINLLLLNLLDAAGLESYPVIISTRGNGTHPGYPLASKFNSIIVMTITGDKKNLLDAVNKNNTPGILSYPNLNHRGLKINRTDNAGEWISTENDKTSRNSIFYNLTLDTENKLKGTLSISRNNYEGLDARNAYQAATNQEEFLKNYKSNKPGLEINNYKIENLDNPEEALIESMDVTIEDNIEAAGNLSYFMPLLYERTKENPFTLEERNYPVDFAYPKEENYHITIELPAGYKPDQLPKNERFQLPENGGSFTIMYVIDENKLNMVSKISLLKSSYSSEEYYNLKELFKNIVRKQAEQIVLKKI; this comes from the coding sequence ATGCTTAAAAAATTAAACCTCCTGGTAATAGTCCTTCTATTGCTAAAAATTGAGGTTTCCGCTCAAAAAATACAGGAAAAACTTCCTGTTTTTAAATATGGTAAAGTTGAACTCAGCGAATTTGAAACCAAACCAGATGGAGTTGATTCAAGTGCTGCGGCCGTTAAACTCTTCGATGTGGGCAATGGATATTTTGAAATCGGACCAGGTGGCAGCTTTGTTTATGTTTTTGAGCGTCACGTCAGGTATAGAATCATCCAGAAAAAAGGTTATGATTTAGCAGATTTAGAGTTAAGGCTATATCGTGACGGTAAAGGCAACGAAGAAAAGCTTGATCTCGTCAACGCTGCGACTTATAACCTGAACAATGGAAAAATTGAAGTAAGTAAAATGGCCAGTGATGCAAAATTCACAAATCAGGTGGATAACAAGCATGTTATCAAAAAAATCACGCTTCCAAATATCAAAGAAGGCTCAATTATAGAGTACCGTTACAGAACAAAATCTGACTTTACTTTTAAGCTCGATGACTGGTATTTCCAGGAAAAGTACCCAACTAAGTATTCATCATTCACCATAACGATTCCAGAATATTACTTCTACAAAATCGAAGCAGGTGGATATTATGATATTAATAAAATTGGCCCTATTGATAATTCTCAGAACCTGACTATACCCAACGGTTCCGGAAAATCAGAAACAATAGGCGTCAAAACTACAAAGACCCAATATTACGTCAAAAATATTCCGGCTATCAAAGAAGAAAGTTATATCACGACACTCGATGATTATGTCAGCAAAATAGGATTTGAACTTAACGCGACTAATTTCCCTCAGGGCGGCTACAAGGAATATACGACTACCTGGCCAAAAATCATTAAAGAAATGATGGATCATGACAATTTTGGTGGATATATTCAGAAGAAAAATCCCGGTAAGGAGTTAGTCAAAGAGATCATTAAAGATGAAACTACTCCGGAAGGAAAAATGAACCTCATCTTCAACTATGTAAAAAACAACATTAAATGGGACAATAAATACCGGCTGTATACCGAAGCAAACAGCCCGAAATCTGTGCTGGAAAAGAAATCCGGCAGTTCATCGGAGATCAATCTGTTACTGCTCAATCTATTGGATGCTGCCGGACTGGAAAGTTATCCTGTTATCATCAGTACAAGAGGTAACGGCACACACCCTGGTTATCCGCTGGCCAGCAAGTTTAACAGCATTATTGTAATGACTATTACCGGAGATAAAAAAAACCTGTTAGACGCAGTAAATAAAAACAATACCCCGGGAATTTTAAGTTATCCGAATTTAAACCATCGCGGATTAAAGATCAACAGGACTGATAATGCCGGAGAGTGGATTTCTACCGAAAATGACAAGACGAGCAGAAACAGTATTTTTTATAATCTCACACTAGACACAGAAAATAAACTGAAGGGGACATTATCAATTTCTAGAAATAACTATGAAGGTCTTGATGCAAGGAATGCTTACCAGGCCGCAACCAATCAGGAAGAATTTCTTAAAAATTATAAAAGTAACAAACCCGGTCTGGAAATAAATAATTACAAAATTGAAAATCTGGATAACCCGGAGGAAGCACTTATTGAAAGTATGGACGTGACTATCGAAGACAATATAGAAGCTGCTGGTAACCTCTCTTACTTTATGCCATTGTTATATGAGCGGACAAAAGAAAATCCATTTACACTGGAAGAACGGAATTATCCGGTAGACTTTGCCTATCCTAAAGAAGAGAACTATCATATTACTATCGAATTACCTGCGGGTTACAAGCCAGACCAGCTTCCAAAAAACGAGAGATTTCAATTACCGGAAAATGGCGGCTCATTTACAATTATGTATGTGATAGACGAGAACAAATTAAATATGGTTAGTAAAATCTCCTTACTAAAATCGAGCTATAGTTCGGAAGAATATTACAATCTGAAAGAATTATTTAAAAATATTGTCCGTAAACAAGCAGAACAAATCGTACTTAAGAAAATATGA
- a CDS encoding toxin-antitoxin system YwqK family antitoxin, translating into MKRILVCFFLLFAGFSTYAQIKTVLLDGKDQLTLDSAQAVTYGVLGKISGDTVYTFKKYDFSGVLLASGSFRDDDMEVPVGKFVYYSWITPENNNRNDGFEINGKERYIELIGSYQNGRRDGRWITFYPDGSMKQIITFSQGIIHGSYKAFDSRGEEQVSGLYTNGKKEGTWTLNGGKQENEYVNDQLVSTLKGKKLREKQAERTKTN; encoded by the coding sequence ATGAAACGGATACTTGTTTGTTTTTTTCTGCTGTTCGCGGGATTTAGTACTTATGCTCAGATCAAAACGGTTTTACTTGATGGTAAAGATCAGCTAACGCTGGATTCGGCCCAGGCAGTAACTTATGGTGTACTGGGTAAAATTAGCGGAGACACGGTTTATACTTTTAAAAAGTATGATTTTAGCGGTGTATTATTGGCTTCTGGTTCTTTCAGGGATGATGATATGGAAGTACCTGTGGGTAAATTCGTTTATTACAGCTGGATCACGCCCGAAAATAACAATAGAAATGATGGCTTTGAGATCAACGGAAAGGAAAGATATATTGAACTGATCGGTTCTTATCAGAATGGAAGACGTGATGGCCGCTGGATTACTTTTTATCCTGACGGTTCAATGAAGCAGATCATTACTTTTTCGCAGGGGATTATTCACGGGTCTTATAAGGCTTTTGATAGCAGAGGTGAGGAGCAGGTATCTGGTTTATACACCAATGGAAAAAAAGAAGGCACCTGGACACTTAATGGTGGTAAACAGGAAAATGAGTATGTCAATGATCAGCTGGTTTCTACTTTAAAAGGTAAAAAACTCCGCGAAAAGCAGGCAGAACGTACAAAGACAAATTAG
- a CDS encoding TIGR00730 family Rossman fold protein, with the protein MKSICVYCGANFNGDPVLRAAVENLAQAFVDHDIRLIYGGGSVGVMGIISEEVLNRKGLVTGVIPQFLLDKEVGNLEVTELIVTENMHQRKQKMADLSDGFIILPGGFGTLEEFFEVLTWLQLGLHNKAIGVLNVGGFYDHLFAQLDVMVAHKLLKPNNRKLVIDATEPVELIEKMMAFKAAPDSVWFEDRNLS; encoded by the coding sequence ATGAAATCGATTTGTGTTTATTGTGGTGCTAATTTTAACGGCGACCCTGTTTTAAGAGCGGCTGTAGAAAATTTGGCGCAGGCATTTGTAGATCATGATATCCGCCTGATTTATGGTGGAGGCAGTGTGGGTGTAATGGGGATTATTTCGGAAGAAGTCTTGAACCGTAAAGGATTGGTAACAGGCGTAATTCCTCAGTTTTTACTGGATAAAGAGGTTGGAAACTTAGAGGTTACTGAACTGATTGTTACTGAGAACATGCATCAGCGGAAGCAGAAAATGGCCGATCTTTCGGATGGTTTTATTATTCTGCCTGGTGGCTTTGGGACTTTGGAAGAGTTTTTTGAAGTGTTGACCTGGTTGCAGTTAGGATTACATAATAAGGCTATTGGTGTATTGAATGTTGGCGGTTTTTATGACCATTTATTTGCACAGCTGGATGTGATGGTTGCCCATAAATTGCTGAAGCCAAATAACCGGAAACTGGTTATTGATGCCACAGAGCCAGTGGAGTTAATAGAAAAAATGATGGCCTTTAAAGCAGCACCTGATTCGGTGTGGTTTGAGGACAGAAACCTGAGCTGA
- a CDS encoding GNAT family N-acetyltransferase, whose product MTPKKIDINSFVYKLNHDLSTVDWTYVCELFSKIDWRTRVEPEIESAFRKSTWTLFVYHEDQIIAFGRVVGDGRYYAVMADIVVDPDFQGNGLGKKIINMLNGQLDNYHFVNLTAAPGKGDFYQKLGWKKQTTSYIWPQGPKQLRQHCEPEEGSEI is encoded by the coding sequence ATGACACCAAAAAAAATCGATATTAACAGTTTCGTGTATAAGCTAAACCATGATTTGTCTACGGTTGACTGGACTTATGTTTGTGAGCTTTTCTCTAAGATTGACTGGAGAACAAGGGTAGAGCCGGAGATAGAATCTGCCTTTAGAAAAAGCACGTGGACGCTGTTTGTTTACCATGAAGATCAGATTATTGCTTTTGGAAGGGTAGTAGGGGATGGACGTTATTATGCTGTGATGGCAGATATTGTTGTTGATCCTGATTTCCAGGGAAATGGTTTAGGAAAAAAGATCATCAATATGCTGAATGGACAACTTGATAATTATCATTTTGTGAATTTAACAGCTGCTCCGGGTAAAGGTGATTTTTATCAGAAGTTAGGCTGGAAAAAACAAACAACTTCTTATATCTGGCCACAAGGGCCTAAGCAATTGAGACAGCACTGCGAGCCTGAAGAAGGTTCTGAGATCTAA
- the guaB gene encoding IMP dehydrogenase, giving the protein MQLDPQKFIAEGLTYDDVLLVPAYSEVLPRDVNTGSYLTKKIRINVPVVSAAMDTVTESGLAIAIAQAGGIGMLHKNMSIERQAEEVSKVKRSESGMIQDPVTLRADAIVADAFQIMTKYKIGGIPIIDNNNKLVGIITNRDLRFQKDMQRPISEVMTSENLITAAEGTTLIQAEEILQDYKIEKLPVINKEGHLAGLITFKDIQKYKNYPKACKDERGRLRVGAAVGVAADNIDRVAALVKAGVDVVTVDTAHGHSKGVIDMVKAIKARFPDLQVIAGNIATADAALALAEAGADAVKVGIGPGSICTTRIIAGVGVPQLYAVYECAKALEGTGIPVIADGGIKQTGDIVKALAAGASSIMAGSLFAGVEESPGETIIYEGRKFKSYRGMGSVEAMQHGSKDRYFQDEEDVVTKLVPEGIVGRVPYKGTLAEVIYQYVGGLRAGMHYCGAATIEELQQAKFVRITAAGMRESHPHDISITKEAPNYSR; this is encoded by the coding sequence ATGCAACTCGATCCCCAAAAATTTATTGCCGAAGGACTAACATACGATGACGTATTATTAGTTCCAGCCTACTCCGAAGTCCTTCCCCGTGATGTAAACACCGGAAGTTATTTAACAAAAAAAATACGTATTAATGTACCTGTAGTTTCTGCTGCAATGGATACCGTTACTGAATCAGGACTGGCAATTGCTATTGCTCAGGCTGGTGGTATTGGTATGCTGCACAAGAATATGAGTATTGAACGCCAGGCTGAAGAAGTCAGCAAGGTTAAACGTTCAGAAAGCGGAATGATACAAGATCCGGTAACTCTTCGTGCTGATGCCATTGTTGCAGATGCATTCCAGATCATGACTAAATATAAAATAGGTGGTATACCTATTATTGACAATAACAATAAACTGGTTGGTATCATTACCAATCGTGACCTTCGTTTCCAGAAAGATATGCAGCGCCCGATTTCTGAAGTAATGACTTCTGAAAATCTGATCACTGCTGCTGAAGGTACTACGCTGATCCAGGCGGAAGAAATCCTTCAGGATTATAAAATTGAAAAACTACCGGTTATCAATAAAGAAGGTCATCTTGCAGGTTTAATCACCTTTAAAGATATTCAGAAATATAAAAATTACCCTAAAGCTTGTAAAGATGAACGTGGCCGCCTTCGGGTTGGTGCTGCTGTTGGTGTTGCAGCTGATAATATTGACCGCGTTGCTGCACTGGTTAAAGCTGGTGTAGATGTCGTTACTGTGGATACTGCGCACGGACATTCGAAAGGCGTAATTGATATGGTTAAAGCAATCAAAGCCCGTTTCCCTGATTTACAGGTGATTGCCGGTAATATTGCTACTGCGGATGCTGCTTTGGCACTTGCTGAGGCTGGTGCTGATGCGGTTAAAGTTGGTATCGGGCCGGGTTCAATCTGTACAACAAGAATCATAGCAGGTGTGGGAGTACCTCAGTTATATGCAGTTTATGAATGTGCAAAGGCTTTAGAAGGTACTGGAATCCCTGTTATTGCTGATGGTGGTATCAAACAAACGGGAGATATCGTTAAAGCGCTTGCAGCTGGTGCAAGTTCAATCATGGCTGGTTCTTTATTCGCAGGAGTAGAGGAGTCACCGGGTGAGACAATCATATATGAAGGGCGTAAGTTCAAGTCTTACCGTGGTATGGGGTCTGTAGAAGCGATGCAACATGGTTCTAAAGACCGGTATTTCCAGGATGAGGAAGATGTAGTCACTAAACTTGTTCCTGAGGGTATTGTTGGCCGTGTTCCTTATAAAGGTACTTTAGCTGAAGTCATTTATCAGTATGTTGGTGGTTTGAGAGCCGGAATGCATTATTGTGGTGCTGCAACTATTGAAGAGCTTCAACAGGCTAAGTTTGTAAGAATAACAGCAGCTGGAATGAGAGAAAGTCATCCGCATGATATTTCGATCACTAAAGAAGCTCCAAACTATTCGCGTTAG
- a CDS encoding M16 family metallopeptidase, with protein MLNRTLIPESRQVNDINFIAPQKQELANGIKVFTVNAGKQELVRIEFVFENVNWDESKPLQAIAVNHLINNGTDKLTAREIADKVDYYGAFLQTDYGADQSSIKIYTLNKHLGSVLPILWSVLNESIFPQQELDIFKQNQQQSLKVSLQKNDFIARKNFAHAIFGTSTYGSDIDVEDYQAIERADLVAYFSAAYKPENCTIFVAGKFEAAEFDLLNANFGKDWNNEAASTINQFSFEGAPKGEIFIERADAIQSAIRMGTLSINRSHPDFAGFQVMNCLLGGYFGSRLMANIREDKGYTYGIGSAVVSLKDAGYFFIATEVGADVCTSALNEIEKEIDLLKSEEVSEQELSLVRSYMLGSMLGSLENAFSHADKFKNIYYSGLDYDYYDNYIHTVKSITAEQLKALANKYLNTADFTKVVVGKK; from the coding sequence ATGCTTAACCGAACCCTTATACCTGAGTCAAGACAGGTGAATGATATTAATTTTATTGCCCCTCAAAAACAGGAATTAGCAAACGGGATTAAGGTATTTACTGTGAATGCCGGAAAACAGGAGCTTGTTCGTATTGAATTCGTTTTTGAAAATGTAAATTGGGATGAATCTAAGCCTTTGCAGGCTATAGCAGTAAACCATTTGATTAACAATGGAACTGATAAGCTTACTGCCAGGGAAATTGCCGATAAGGTGGATTATTATGGTGCCTTTTTGCAAACTGATTATGGTGCTGATCAATCGAGTATCAAAATATATACGCTGAATAAACATCTTGGATCGGTACTGCCTATTTTATGGTCTGTATTAAATGAGAGTATTTTTCCTCAGCAGGAACTGGATATTTTTAAACAAAATCAACAGCAGTCGCTGAAGGTGAGTTTGCAGAAGAATGATTTTATTGCCAGAAAGAATTTTGCACATGCTATTTTCGGGACTTCAACTTATGGTTCTGATATTGATGTAGAAGATTACCAGGCTATAGAAAGAGCAGATTTAGTAGCTTATTTCAGTGCTGCTTACAAGCCTGAGAACTGTACTATATTTGTTGCCGGAAAATTTGAAGCTGCTGAATTCGACTTGTTGAATGCCAATTTTGGTAAAGACTGGAATAACGAGGCTGCTTCTACAATCAACCAATTCTCTTTTGAAGGTGCACCAAAAGGTGAGATCTTTATTGAAAGGGCAGATGCGATACAGTCTGCAATCAGAATGGGAACTTTGAGTATTAACCGCTCTCATCCGGATTTCGCAGGTTTCCAGGTGATGAACTGCTTGTTAGGCGGTTACTTTGGTTCCAGGTTAATGGCTAATATCCGTGAAGACAAAGGTTATACTTATGGTATTGGTTCTGCCGTTGTTTCTTTGAAGGATGCTGGTTATTTTTTCATCGCTACAGAAGTTGGCGCTGATGTTTGTACGAGTGCTTTAAATGAAATAGAGAAAGAAATCGACTTGTTAAAATCAGAAGAAGTTTCTGAGCAGGAGCTAAGTCTGGTTCGCAGTTATATGCTGGGTTCTATGCTGGGAAGTCTGGAAAATGCATTCTCTCATGCTGATAAGTTTAAAAACATCTATTATTCAGGATTGGATTATGATTATTATGATAACTACATTCATACCGTCAAATCAATCACTGCTGAACAGCTAAAGGCATTGGCTAATAAATATTTAAATACCGCAGACTTTACGAAGGTTGTGGTTGGTAAAAAGTAA
- a CDS encoding acyl-CoA carboxylase subunit beta, whose product MNIEFNKNEDINKQLVYELKTKLKKIFAGGGEKSAAKQKEKGKMLARERVAYLIDKETEFLEIGAFAADGMYAEQGGCPSAGVICGIGYVSGRQCMIVANDATVKAGAWFPMTAKKNLRAQEIAMENRLPVIYLVDSAGVYLPMQDEIFPDKEHFGRMFRNNAMMSADGIVQISAIMGSCVAGGAYLPIMSDEAMIVEGTGSVFLAGSYLVKSAIGEDVDNETLGGATTHCEISGVTDYKQPNDQAALDSIRNIMSMLGEPQSAGFSRVKPQEPKLNPEDIFGILPENREKQYDMHEIIYRLVDNSEFEEYKKEYGQSIICGLARVDGWAVGIVANQRKVVKSKKGEMQFGGVIYSDSADKSARFIMNCNQKKIPLVFLQDVTGFMVGSRSEQGGIIKDGAKMVNAVANSVVPKFTIVIGNSYGAGNYAMCGKAYDPRLIYAWPSAKIAVMGGSQAAKTLLQIQAASLKAKGETITPEKEAELLKEITDRYDSQTTPFYAASRLWVDGIINPLETRKVISMGIEAANQSPIKRQFNVGIIQT is encoded by the coding sequence ATGAACATCGAATTCAACAAAAACGAAGATATTAATAAGCAGCTGGTCTATGAACTTAAAACAAAGCTGAAGAAAATATTTGCTGGAGGGGGAGAAAAGAGTGCGGCGAAGCAAAAAGAAAAGGGTAAAATGCTGGCCAGGGAAAGAGTAGCTTACCTGATCGATAAAGAAACAGAATTTTTGGAGATAGGGGCCTTTGCTGCGGACGGTATGTATGCTGAACAAGGGGGCTGTCCATCTGCCGGAGTAATTTGTGGAATTGGTTACGTCTCTGGGCGTCAGTGTATGATTGTAGCGAATGATGCTACTGTGAAAGCAGGGGCATGGTTTCCAATGACTGCCAAGAAAAACCTTCGTGCGCAGGAAATTGCAATGGAAAACAGGCTTCCGGTAATCTACCTTGTAGATAGTGCCGGAGTTTATCTGCCGATGCAGGACGAAATATTTCCTGATAAGGAACACTTTGGAAGAATGTTCAGGAATAATGCAATGATGTCTGCGGACGGAATTGTTCAGATTTCTGCAATTATGGGTTCTTGTGTTGCTGGTGGGGCTTACTTACCGATCATGAGTGATGAAGCCATGATTGTGGAAGGAACTGGTTCTGTTTTTCTTGCAGGTTCTTATCTCGTTAAGTCTGCCATTGGTGAAGATGTTGACAATGAAACATTGGGTGGGGCAACCACGCATTGCGAAATATCTGGTGTTACAGATTACAAACAACCCAATGACCAGGCTGCACTGGATAGTATCCGTAATATTATGAGTATGCTTGGGGAACCTCAATCGGCTGGTTTTAGCCGGGTGAAGCCTCAGGAACCAAAATTAAATCCTGAAGATATTTTCGGAATTCTACCTGAAAACAGGGAGAAGCAATATGATATGCACGAAATCATTTACCGCCTGGTAGATAACTCGGAATTTGAGGAATATAAAAAAGAATACGGTCAGAGTATTATCTGTGGTTTAGCCAGGGTAGATGGCTGGGCTGTCGGTATTGTCGCAAATCAGCGTAAAGTAGTCAAGTCTAAAAAAGGTGAAATGCAGTTTGGTGGTGTAATCTATTCTGACAGTGCTGATAAATCCGCACGTTTCATTATGAATTGTAACCAGAAGAAAATCCCTTTGGTTTTTTTACAGGATGTGACTGGTTTTATGGTAGGCAGCAGATCGGAACAGGGCGGAATTATTAAGGATGGTGCAAAAATGGTAAATGCAGTAGCGAATTCAGTGGTGCCTAAATTCACGATTGTAATTGGTAATTCTTATGGCGCTGGTAATTATGCGATGTGTGGTAAGGCTTACGATCCACGATTGATTTATGCCTGGCCAAGTGCTAAGATTGCTGTAATGGGTGGTTCGCAGGCTGCAAAGACTTTGTTACAAATTCAGGCTGCTTCACTTAAAGCAAAGGGGGAAACGATTACTCCGGAAAAGGAAGCTGAACTGCTGAAAGAGATTACTGACCGCTATGATAGCCAGACGACTCCTTTTTATGCGGCTTCCAGGTTGTGGGTAGATGGAATTATTAATCCGCTGGAGACACGTAAGGTGATTTCTATGGGAATTGAAGCAGCCAATCAGTCCCCAATAAAAAGACAATTCAATGTTGGAATTATCCAGACCTAG